The region CAGAACACAAGAAAACCAACACAGGTCCAAAGATCCAAAGCAAAAGAGGAAAAGCCGAGTAGAAAAGCCTATTACCGACCGTGCTCAAAACAATTCCTTTATCCAAAAGCTCAGTCAAATATTCAGGTGTAACGACAATAAAAGACATGACATTTTGTGGTGTGCAAATAAGGATGCTCACCTGGTTGAAAAACCTAATGGACAAAGTGTGACAGAAAAATGAGAATAAGAATATCGTTAAAAGTGTCACGTATTTAAGTGCTACCATAAATTCGCTATGAGCTCCATAAATGGCATCATTCAGTGGCTTCTTCACACTGTATGTGCTGCTTATTACTGCTGCTAAACCCGCCGAGAGAAGAATGGAGGTTGTAGCCATAAGTGTTGATCCCATTATTAGATTTCTTAGGGTTTGAACTGCTAGGATGTTCTTCTTTTCAATGTCCTAAATGAATAAATTAACAATgtaaaattaaatattaatttttgtGAATCTAACTTTGCATATATTATATATGAAATAGAAACTAATAAACTTAGGCTCATTAcaactaatatatatatataaatatatatattaaaatatatttttatgCTCTACCCTCAAACACACGTTCATATATATGCCCTAATTATTTGATAAAAATTAATTTAGGTTGGAAAAAGTGTTCCTCCACTTAGTTAGCATAAAGATAAACCATTATGGATTGTGACCGGAAACATGAATGACAGATTTCTTTTTGCTAAGATTGGAATTTATAAATCAAAACTTAGGACCACGAAAACAAAGTGAAGACGTAACCCATTCTTTTTAATGGATCTACTAAACcacttttataaaaaaaatagtGAAGTGATGGGGCCATGTTTAGCAAATGACCATGCATTTTCATAAAAAAATTCCAAAACCTACACCAACCAATTGTATGAAGATTCTCTCAAATATTCATTGTTGTAACTTGTATGTATGTAATTTCAAGATTCCAAACTTATAAACATCGATCATACCAAAAGCAAGGGCCCTGAAATCCATTTAGCTAAAGCAATATCTTCCATGTTTATTGCTAATTTAACTTTATATTTTCAATTCTGTTGATTCTCAAGTCATGTTAAGCATGTGCAAAATGTATTCATAGTGTTTTTGATACTTTGATTTGGTGGCATTCTCATGGTCATAGGAGAGAGGGACACATATACAGAGAAGTGACTGACACATAATCACATTCGTCtcaatttttttgaaattttgtataaattaaatattagtttaattatagtataataaataaatattctattttaattcaatttaatCGTGACAAATATTTTATAAATTCTATTTTTCTACAATTTAATTGTAATATATTTTAAACAATATACGGTAATCGACCTTGAAAAATCTTAAAAACAACATAGATATACCCATATCCTAACGTATATCATACatacataaaaaaaatattttaaccTATTACATCATTCTACTTAAATAAATATagatattattatttttattattattattattattattattatttattaatttaattatcATTATAgttatatttaattttatattttaaattaaattataatttTGCTAACTTTTTTAGTAATTTAAATTGATTAATCTAAATTAATTTGTCATATATAATTATATACTTTAAAATATCATGTTAAATATTTAAATATGTCAAgttaattatttaaatatgtttatataaaataaaattgataTAAACTAGCATACCTTAAAAAGTCATTTTGACTTAAAAACAAGCCTTTAAAACTTACTAGACTAAAATTTTTAGACTTTTAACCTTATCGGATTTCAGGTCAGTAAAGTCTAATTCGGAATAATTTATTAAAGTAAAGGACTTGTGTGTGTTAAATGTATAACTCACGGCAAAATATTCGTCGACTATTAAATGTGTAATTTTTGGAATACTTCTACTTTGGAATTGAGAAACAATTGGTTAAAAGTTTAAATGAAATGATTAGGAATAAGCGAATATTTtctttcaaaatattttaatcaCAAGCCTCCAGAAATAGTTATGGGAGTATAACTAACTTAAAAATATATGTAAATAAATATTCCAGCGATTATCAGACAAGAAAGTTTTCAAATTAGAAAGAACATTTAAAGATAATGCATAGTATAAAACAATATTATACATATAACTAGAAATCCTTAAATTTATTATTATGccataataataaaaatataatttaacGAGAGATCTCATAAATTAACAGTTTTACCGCATATTCTTTTTTCCCTTAAAAAAAAAGAAACTTcttttttaaaatataaaaaaatacGATAGAGCGAGAGTTCAACAATCTATTAAAATCATTAATATTATAAGAGAATATTTCAGTTACAAATATTAAGAATAATACtgcttcaaatgaaaaataaaattagaaTGATACACACAAGTTTAACATGCATAACCTCTAATAACATAtacaaattgaaaaatgatccaaattagTGAAAAATATACAATATCAAGTTTTAGAACTATAATTATCAAGAATATATTATTTTGTTAATGTAATATTGAGGATAATATATGAAAAAgagtgtgtatgtgtgtgtatatatatatataccttGAGCATGGAAGGAACCCAAGATCGTCTTCCATGAGTATTGATTCCAATGATTGTGGAAGAAGGTTGAGTT is a window of Lathyrus oleraceus cultivar Zhongwan6 chromosome 6, CAAS_Psat_ZW6_1.0, whole genome shotgun sequence DNA encoding:
- the LOC127097186 gene encoding uncharacterized protein LOC127097186 produces the protein MEWRKYYLDMLLVPLGFMIIIGYHVWLWHKVRTQPSSTIIGINTHGRRSWVPSMLKDIEKKNILAVQTLRNLIMGSTLMATTSILLSAGLAAVISSTYSVKKPLNDAIYGAHSEFMVALKYVTLLTIFLFSFFCHTLSIRFFNQVSILICTPQNVMSFIVVTPEYLTELLDKGIVLSTVGNRLFYSAFPLLLWIFGPVLVFLCSVAMIPVLYNLDFVCGNGKGNGVKINDKGGEDYV